A region of Geobacillus sp. 46C-IIa DNA encodes the following proteins:
- a CDS encoding PTS lactose/cellobiose transporter subunit IIA, with the protein MQTQEQTIFQLILHGGNGRSYAMEAIAAAKQGEFAEARRMLERAGAELQAAHELQTSLLQQEAGGQSTVVTLLMVHAQDHLMTAMAVKELAFEFIELYERITP; encoded by the coding sequence ATGCAGACACAAGAACAGACGATCTTTCAACTCATTCTTCACGGTGGCAACGGTCGCAGCTATGCCATGGAGGCGATCGCTGCCGCGAAACAAGGGGAATTTGCCGAGGCGCGCCGGATGCTTGAGCGGGCTGGGGCGGAGTTGCAAGCTGCCCACGAGTTGCAAACATCGTTGCTGCAGCAAGAGGCCGGAGGACAGTCAACTGTTGTGACGTTGCTCATGGTGCACGCTCAGGACCATTTGATGACAGCGATGGCAGTCAAAGAGCTGGCATTTGAATTCATCGAACTGTATGAACGCATCACTCCTTAA
- the chbG gene encoding chitin disaccharide deacetylase produces the protein MPRYCIVNADDFGYSKGVNYGILEAFQCGIVTSATLMTNMPAAGHAARMAKDHPKLGVGIHFVLTCGRPLTDVPTLVNERGDFPRRGEALDGAERRDIERELRAQLERFFSFGLTPTHIDSHHHIHEHPNVFPVVEQLAEHYRLPIRPVRIARSHRLPTVDVFFPDFYGDGLTKDFFLSLIDRIGDGQTAEVMCHPAYIDVPLALGSSYCQQRVEELAVLTNPTLVEAVAERGVQLITYREFHKL, from the coding sequence ATGCCTCGTTATTGCATTGTCAACGCCGATGACTTCGGCTACTCGAAAGGGGTCAACTACGGGATTTTGGAAGCGTTTCAGTGCGGCATTGTTACATCGGCGACATTGATGACGAACATGCCGGCAGCGGGGCACGCCGCCCGGATGGCGAAAGACCACCCCAAGCTTGGCGTCGGTATTCATTTCGTACTGACGTGCGGTCGGCCGCTGACCGATGTTCCAACGCTTGTGAACGAACGCGGTGATTTTCCGCGGCGCGGGGAAGCGCTTGATGGCGCCGAACGCCGCGATATTGAACGGGAGCTTCGCGCCCAATTGGAGCGGTTTTTCTCGTTCGGGCTCACTCCGACGCATATAGACAGCCATCATCACATCCATGAGCATCCAAATGTGTTTCCGGTAGTCGAGCAACTGGCCGAACACTATCGGCTGCCGATCCGCCCGGTGCGGATTGCAAGGTCGCATCGGTTGCCCACCGTCGACGTCTTTTTTCCGGATTTCTACGGCGATGGGCTGACGAAAGACTTCTTTTTATCCCTTATCGACCGAATTGGCGACGGTCAAACAGCGGAAGTGATGTGCCACCCGGCGTATATCGATGTTCCGCTCGCGTTAGGAAGTTCCTATTGTCAACAACGGGTTGAAGAGCTGGCCGTGTTGACCAACCCGACGCTCGTTGAGGCGGTTGCAGAGCGCGGTGTTCAGCTGATAACGTACCGCGAATTTCATAAATTATAG
- the celB gene encoding PTS cellobiose transporter subunit IIC: protein MDRFIRVLEERVMPVAGRIAEQRHLQAIRDGIILSMPLLIIGSLFLIIGFLPIPGYNEWMAKWFGEHWLDKLLYPVGATFDIMALVVSFGVAYRLAEKYKVDALSAGAISLAAFLLATPHKVPFTPEGAKEAIMVGGGIPVQWVGSKGLFVAMILAIVSTEIYRKIIQKNIVIKLPDGVPPAVARSFVALIPGGAVLVVVWITRLILEMTPFESFHNIVSVLLNKPLSVLGGSLFGAIVAVLLVQLLWSTGLHGAAIVGGVMGPIWLSLMDENRMVFQQNPNAELPNIITAQFFDLWIYIGGSGATLALALAMMLRARSRQLKSLGRLAVAPGIFNINEPITFGMPIVMNPLLIIPFILVPIVLVIVSYVAMATGLVAKPNGVAVPWTTPFIISGYLATGGKISGSILQIVNFFIALAIYYPFLMIWDKQKAVEEQAEATVSGGAGTTHSM from the coding sequence ATGGATCGGTTCATTCGGGTGTTGGAAGAACGTGTGATGCCAGTGGCCGGCAGAATCGCTGAACAGCGCCATTTGCAAGCGATTCGCGACGGGATTATTTTATCGATGCCGCTCTTGATTATTGGGTCTTTATTTTTAATCATTGGTTTTTTGCCGATTCCGGGTTACAACGAATGGATGGCGAAATGGTTCGGCGAACATTGGCTTGATAAGCTTCTCTATCCGGTTGGAGCGACGTTCGATATTATGGCGCTTGTTGTCAGCTTCGGGGTCGCCTACCGACTGGCGGAAAAGTATAAAGTGGATGCGCTGTCCGCTGGGGCGATTTCACTGGCCGCTTTTTTGCTCGCAACCCCGCATAAAGTGCCGTTCACGCCGGAAGGAGCGAAAGAGGCGATCATGGTCGGCGGCGGCATCCCGGTGCAATGGGTCGGCAGCAAAGGGTTGTTTGTTGCCATGATTTTGGCGATTGTGTCAACCGAAATTTATCGGAAAATCATTCAAAAAAATATTGTCATTAAACTGCCGGACGGGGTGCCGCCTGCTGTGGCCCGCTCTTTTGTTGCCTTGATTCCAGGAGGCGCCGTTCTCGTCGTTGTCTGGATAACCCGCCTTATTTTGGAAATGACACCGTTTGAAAGTTTCCATAACATTGTATCTGTACTCCTAAACAAGCCGCTCAGTGTGCTTGGCGGCAGTTTATTTGGCGCCATTGTCGCTGTGCTTCTCGTTCAGCTGCTATGGTCGACCGGGCTACACGGAGCGGCCATCGTCGGCGGGGTCATGGGGCCCATCTGGCTATCGCTGATGGATGAAAACCGGATGGTGTTCCAGCAAAACCCGAACGCTGAGCTGCCGAACATTATTACCGCGCAATTTTTTGATCTTTGGATTTATATCGGCGGCTCAGGGGCGACGTTGGCATTGGCGTTGGCGATGATGCTGCGGGCGCGTAGCCGGCAGTTGAAAAGTTTAGGGCGGCTGGCAGTCGCGCCCGGCATTTTCAACATTAACGAGCCGATCACGTTCGGCATGCCGATCGTTATGAATCCGCTTCTCATTATTCCATTCATTTTAGTGCCGATTGTGTTGGTCATTGTCTCTTATGTAGCCATGGCGACCGGACTTGTTGCTAAACCGAACGGAGTGGCGGTGCCTTGGACGACACCGTTCATTATCAGCGGATATTTGGCAACAGGTGGAAAAATTTCCGGCAGCATTTTGCAAATTGTGAACTTTTTCATTGCTTTAGCTATTTATTATCCATTTTTGATGATCTGGGACAAACAAAAGGCGGTTGAAGAGCAAGCTGAAGCGACGGTTTCCGGCGGGGCCGGCACGACGCATTCAATGTAA
- a CDS encoding PTS sugar transporter subunit IIB: MNILLVCAAGMSTSLLVTKMQEAAKERGIEANIWAVSADEVKDHFDRADVVLIGPQIRYKFVALKKEGEARGIPVDVINPADYGRVNGPGVLDFALRLKK, encoded by the coding sequence ATGAACATTTTGCTCGTTTGCGCTGCCGGCATGTCGACGAGTTTGCTTGTGACGAAAATGCAAGAGGCGGCAAAGGAACGGGGGATTGAAGCGAATATTTGGGCTGTCTCTGCCGACGAGGTGAAAGATCATTTCGATCGAGCGGATGTCGTGCTCATTGGTCCGCAAATTCGCTACAAGTTTGTCGCATTGAAGAAAGAAGGAGAGGCGCGCGGCATTCCGGTCGACGTCATCAACCCGGCCGACTACGGGCGCGTCAACGGCCCTGGAGTGTTGGATTTTGCACTGCGGTTAAAAAAATAA
- a CDS encoding sigma-54-dependent transcriptional regulator has translation MKRVDLVYETLREWERGGKRWVSTEELSHALGLDRANVSRDLNRLWREGKVQKQTGRPVRFALACGQKAATQLDRLAKQQPSLAAAVEQGKAAVLYPPKGLPMLIVGETGTGKSMFAELLHEFAVAVGRFPPAAPFVTFNCADYTNNPQLLLGQLFGIRKGAYTGANEQKGLIEKADGGILFLDEVHRLPAEGQEMLFTFIDRGVYRRLGETDVERTANVLLICATTEDPESNLLKTFRRRIPMHILLPPLEKRTLDERCRLVMQFFQEEAVRLGKEIDVSANAVRAFLFYPCPNNVGQLKADIQLVCAKAYADYVTGKKQAVRIHRTDLPFQVQSGFLLEKKHPYAASYSLPYRWYVFAPHREAADFEGGLAAESESVYGAIDRKYGELKERGIVGDELDLLLEMDIKHYFSQYMKGVDRRIRDRRDLEKMVAPDVLALTEAIVVYAEKKLGRRLARKVMYALAMHVQTAINRLRAGTIVSHPKLNEVRMSYKHEFAVALDCLHLMEEKMHIDFPIDEAGFLTMFFALHEEQAEEREERVAVVVVMHGGGVASAMADVVNQLLAAACVYAVDMPLNADPKRIYEQVKAVLQPVVSKKGALLLVDMGSLVSFSSFLEKELAVPVRVISAASTPHVLEAARKAMLGYALYDIYEEVKAAAPFYVRGPLWEEEVADQDMLAIVTACFTGKGSALALKHILETYLQLDERMWRIIPIQMADAEEARQTLLNVAKHFRVVCVVSHLCLDERIPHFPLEEVISLRAMKEIQALADVEEIYMHMARELSGHLRYLSPARAIHAIRTALAAIGRELGLEPNCRDMVGLVFHLCCLLDRLLSGERTSSDRGASRACGHEDGSLYRVVKEGVFPLEQQYGVCIDEDELCHIAHFFRSLQGKRDG, from the coding sequence GTGAAGAGAGTGGATCTTGTTTACGAAACACTGCGAGAGTGGGAGCGGGGCGGGAAGCGATGGGTGAGCACCGAGGAGTTGTCCCATGCCCTCGGGCTGGATCGGGCCAACGTCAGCCGGGATTTAAACCGCCTTTGGCGGGAGGGGAAAGTGCAAAAGCAAACCGGAAGGCCGGTTCGATTTGCGCTGGCGTGCGGCCAAAAGGCAGCGACGCAGCTCGATCGGCTTGCCAAACAGCAGCCGAGCTTAGCGGCTGCTGTTGAGCAAGGGAAGGCTGCTGTCTTGTATCCGCCTAAGGGACTGCCGATGCTGATTGTTGGAGAGACGGGAACCGGGAAGTCGATGTTCGCTGAGCTGCTTCACGAGTTTGCTGTTGCGGTTGGCCGTTTTCCGCCGGCAGCCCCGTTTGTGACGTTTAACTGCGCTGATTACACTAATAACCCACAGTTGTTGCTGGGGCAGTTGTTCGGTATCCGCAAAGGGGCGTATACGGGGGCGAATGAGCAAAAAGGGCTGATTGAAAAGGCGGACGGCGGCATTTTGTTTTTGGATGAGGTGCATCGTCTGCCGGCGGAAGGGCAAGAAATGCTGTTTACGTTTATTGACCGCGGTGTTTACCGTCGGCTTGGCGAGACGGATGTAGAGAGAACGGCCAATGTGCTGCTCATTTGTGCGACAACGGAAGATCCGGAATCGAACTTGCTGAAAACGTTCCGACGCCGCATTCCGATGCATATTTTGCTGCCGCCACTTGAGAAGCGGACGCTTGACGAACGCTGCCGGCTTGTGATGCAGTTTTTTCAGGAAGAGGCTGTGCGGCTCGGAAAGGAAATTGACGTCTCCGCCAATGCCGTGCGCGCCTTTTTGTTTTATCCGTGCCCGAACAACGTCGGGCAGCTGAAGGCGGATATTCAGCTTGTTTGCGCCAAAGCCTACGCCGATTACGTCACCGGAAAGAAACAAGCGGTGCGCATTCATCGCACGGATTTGCCCTTTCAAGTGCAAAGCGGGTTTTTACTTGAGAAAAAACATCCGTATGCTGCCTCCTATTCACTGCCGTATCGGTGGTATGTCTTCGCGCCTCATAGGGAGGCGGCTGATTTTGAGGGCGGGTTGGCGGCCGAATCTGAATCGGTTTACGGGGCTATTGACCGCAAATACGGAGAACTAAAAGAGCGCGGTATCGTCGGCGATGAACTTGACCTATTGCTGGAAATGGACATTAAGCATTATTTCTCGCAATACATGAAAGGGGTGGACCGGCGTATCCGTGATCGCCGTGATCTCGAGAAAATGGTCGCTCCGGACGTTCTGGCGTTGACCGAAGCGATTGTTGTCTATGCGGAGAAGAAACTTGGGCGCCGCCTCGCTAGGAAAGTAATGTATGCGCTTGCTATGCACGTTCAAACCGCGATCAACCGCCTGCGGGCCGGGACGATCGTTTCCCATCCAAAGCTGAATGAGGTTCGGATGTCCTATAAGCATGAATTTGCAGTGGCGCTCGACTGCCTTCATTTGATGGAGGAGAAGATGCACATTGATTTCCCAATCGATGAGGCAGGGTTTTTGACGATGTTTTTTGCGCTCCACGAGGAGCAGGCGGAAGAGCGGGAGGAGCGGGTGGCGGTCGTTGTAGTTATGCATGGCGGCGGTGTGGCTTCGGCGATGGCTGATGTCGTGAATCAACTGTTGGCCGCCGCGTGTGTGTATGCTGTCGATATGCCTCTTAATGCCGACCCGAAACGTATTTACGAGCAGGTGAAGGCGGTGCTACAGCCCGTCGTATCGAAAAAAGGGGCGCTGTTGCTTGTTGACATGGGATCGCTTGTGTCGTTTTCTAGTTTTTTGGAAAAAGAGCTCGCTGTTCCGGTGAGAGTGATTTCCGCCGCCAGCACGCCGCATGTGCTTGAAGCGGCTCGCAAAGCGATGCTTGGCTATGCGCTTTATGACATCTACGAAGAAGTGAAAGCCGCGGCGCCGTTTTACGTTCGCGGGCCGCTTTGGGAGGAGGAAGTAGCGGATCAGGACATGCTGGCGATCGTCACCGCTTGTTTTACTGGAAAAGGAAGTGCGCTGGCGCTAAAGCATATATTGGAAACGTATTTGCAGCTAGATGAACGAATGTGGCGCATTATTCCCATTCAAATGGCGGATGCGGAAGAAGCGCGTCAAACATTATTGAATGTAGCGAAACATTTTCGCGTCGTCTGTGTCGTCAGCCATCTTTGCCTTGATGAGCGAATCCCGCATTTCCCTCTTGAGGAGGTGATTAGTTTGAGAGCGATGAAAGAAATACAGGCATTAGCTGATGTCGAAGAAATTTATATGCATATGGCAAGAGAGTTATCCGGCCATCTTCGCTATCTCTCGCCGGCAAGGGCTATTCACGCCATTCGTACTGCGCTGGCGGCAATCGGCCGGGAACTCGGCCTTGAGCCGAATTGCCGCGATATGGTAGGGCTTGTATTTCACCTGTGCTGCCTACTTGACCGCCTGCTTTCTGGAGAGAGGACGAGCAGTGACCGAGGGGCGTCGAGAGCATGCGGGCATGAAGATGGCTCGCTTTACAGGGTCGTCAAAGAGGGAGTGTTTCCGCTTGAACAGCAGTACGGTGTCTGCATCGATGAAGATGAACTGTGTCATATCGCTCACTTTTTTCGCTCGCTGCAAGGAAAACGAGATGGATAA
- a CDS encoding cell wall hydrolase: MKKTIVALAAACCMAFGWQTPSAEAASSYTYYQVKKGDTLSRIAKQYHTTVTTLKSLNQLKSDMIYIGEKLKVPVAAKTTTTASANKKAVSLSAADRKLLAQLVQAETGSSEPFAGKVEVALVVFNRTKHPEFPKTVRGVIYQKTKSGYAFVPVKTGKLTRIQPTKQDYEAVDKALALFPNDRRGSLYFYNPKITKDKWMLSRPVTIRIGHHVFAK, from the coding sequence ATGAAAAAAACGATTGTCGCGCTCGCCGCCGCTTGTTGCATGGCATTCGGCTGGCAGACGCCATCGGCGGAAGCAGCCAGTTCGTATACATACTATCAAGTGAAAAAAGGCGATACGTTGTCAAGGATCGCCAAACAATATCATACAACTGTTACGACGTTAAAGTCGTTAAATCAGTTAAAAAGCGACATGATTTATATTGGTGAGAAGTTGAAAGTGCCGGTTGCGGCGAAAACGACAACGACAGCGTCCGCAAACAAAAAGGCGGTTTCATTGAGCGCCGCCGACCGGAAGCTGCTCGCTCAATTGGTGCAGGCGGAGACCGGTTCGAGCGAGCCGTTTGCCGGCAAAGTGGAAGTGGCGCTCGTCGTTTTCAACCGCACTAAGCATCCAGAGTTTCCGAAGACAGTGCGCGGCGTCATTTATCAAAAAACAAAATCGGGCTATGCGTTTGTGCCGGTCAAAACAGGAAAATTGACCCGCATTCAACCGACGAAGCAAGATTACGAGGCGGTGGACAAGGCGCTTGCTCTCTTCCCAAACGACCGCCGCGGCTCGCTTTATTTCTACAATCCGAAAATCACGAAAGACAAATGGATGCTATCGCGTCCGGTGACGATCCGCATCGGGCATCACGTCTTTGCAAAGTAA
- a CDS encoding DUF2621 domain-containing protein, whose amino-acid sequence MLTGWFLWFILFWVVFLLVMMSIGGFFMFRKFLKRLPKEDGKSELDWQEYYIEQTRHLWGEEEKALLEELVRPVPELFRDVARQKIAGKIGELALKEQAPRITRDLLIRGYIIATPKRDHKFLIRTLQAKNIDLAPYQHLLESR is encoded by the coding sequence GTGCTGACCGGATGGTTTCTTTGGTTTATTTTGTTTTGGGTCGTCTTTTTGCTTGTCATGATGTCGATCGGCGGCTTTTTTATGTTCCGCAAATTTTTAAAACGTTTGCCGAAGGAAGACGGAAAATCGGAGCTTGACTGGCAGGAGTATTACATCGAACAGACGCGCCATTTATGGGGAGAGGAAGAAAAGGCATTGCTTGAGGAGCTCGTCCGCCCTGTGCCGGAGCTGTTCCGCGATGTGGCGCGGCAAAAGATCGCCGGCAAAATCGGCGAGCTTGCCTTGAAGGAACAAGCCCCCCGCATTACGCGCGATTTGCTCATCCGCGGCTATATTATCGCTACGCCAAAGCGCGACCATAAGTTTTTAATCCGAACGTTGCAGGCAAAAAACATCGATCTCGCCCCGTATCAACATTTGCTGGAAAGCCGCTGA
- a CDS encoding CcdC family protein, with protein MALALVTSLIAIVMTFFVFFVRMKAAEKPTNAKKILLPPLFMSTGALMFIDPVFRVTRGELIEAVILGMFFSLFLIKTSKFEIRGHDIYLKRSKAFIWILLGLIAIRFGLKTYLGRTIDYGQLSGMFYLLAFSMIVPWRIAMYVSYKKLAAQLKPPVLT; from the coding sequence ATGGCTTTGGCGCTTGTTACATCGCTCATCGCCATTGTGATGACGTTTTTCGTCTTTTTTGTGCGCATGAAAGCAGCGGAGAAGCCGACGAACGCGAAAAAAATTCTTTTGCCGCCGCTGTTTATGAGCACCGGGGCGCTTATGTTCATCGATCCGGTATTCCGCGTTACGCGCGGAGAGCTCATTGAAGCGGTGATACTCGGCATGTTTTTCTCATTATTTCTCATTAAAACGTCGAAATTCGAGATTCGCGGCCACGACATTTACTTAAAGCGTTCAAAGGCGTTTATTTGGATTTTGCTCGGCTTGATCGCCATCCGCTTCGGTTTGAAGACATATTTAGGGCGGACGATCGACTATGGCCAGCTAAGCGGCATGTTTTATTTGCTCGCTTTTTCCATGATCGTCCCATGGCGGATCGCCATGTATGTATCGTATAAAAAGTTGGCGGCGCAGCTGAAGCCGCCGGTGCTCACTTGA
- a CDS encoding response regulator, which produces MAAILVVDDAKFMRVTLARLLQKANHTVAGEAENGKEAVELYRRLRPELVIIDITMPVMNGIEAVRAIKEIDPGAKIIICSALGQQRMVVEAIEAGAADFIVKPFEESRVLEAVARLL; this is translated from the coding sequence ATGGCTGCCATTTTGGTTGTCGATGATGCGAAGTTTATGAGGGTGACGTTGGCGCGCCTATTGCAAAAAGCGAACCATACTGTAGCCGGTGAGGCGGAAAACGGCAAAGAGGCGGTTGAACTGTATCGCCGGCTGCGTCCGGAGTTAGTCATTATAGATATTACCATGCCGGTCATGAATGGAATCGAAGCGGTGCGGGCGATCAAGGAAATCGACCCGGGAGCGAAAATCATTATTTGCTCAGCGCTAGGGCAGCAACGCATGGTCGTCGAGGCGATTGAAGCGGGCGCCGCCGACTTTATTGTCAAACCGTTTGAGGAAAGCCGCGTGCTCGAGGCGGTCGCCCGCCTTTTATAG
- a CDS encoding cytochrome c biogenesis protein CcdA, whose protein sequence is MNDLNIFLAFGAGFLSFISPCCLPLYPAFLSYITGVSVSELKEENAMLNRRSLWHTLCFLLGFSLIFISLGFGTSFLGRLFADYQDAIRQIGAVVIVAFGLVVAGLWKPAFLLKDRRISFRERPSGYAGSVLIGMAFAAGWTPCMGPILVAVIALAAANPGSGMMYMLAYTLGFAVPFFILSFFIGKLQWIRRHSASIMKAGGYVMMAMGVVLYFDWMTKIIAYTTSLFGGFTGF, encoded by the coding sequence ATGAATGATTTGAATATATTTTTAGCGTTTGGCGCCGGGTTTTTGTCGTTTATTTCCCCGTGCTGTCTGCCGCTTTACCCGGCGTTTTTGTCCTATATTACCGGAGTGTCGGTCAGCGAGCTGAAAGAGGAAAATGCGATGCTGAATCGCCGCAGCCTATGGCATACGCTCTGTTTTTTGCTCGGTTTTTCGCTCATTTTCATTTCGCTCGGCTTCGGCACGTCATTTCTCGGCCGGCTGTTTGCCGACTATCAAGATGCGATCCGCCAAATCGGCGCCGTTGTGATCGTCGCTTTCGGCCTCGTCGTCGCTGGGCTTTGGAAGCCGGCCTTTTTGTTAAAAGACCGGCGCATTTCATTCCGTGAGCGGCCGTCAGGCTATGCCGGCTCGGTGCTGATTGGAATGGCGTTCGCTGCCGGTTGGACGCCGTGCATGGGGCCGATTTTGGTGGCGGTGATCGCTCTCGCGGCGGCCAATCCGGGCTCAGGGATGATGTACATGCTCGCCTATACGCTCGGTTTTGCTGTCCCGTTTTTTATTCTGTCGTTTTTTATCGGCAAACTGCAATGGATTCGCCGCCATAGTGCGTCCATTATGAAAGCGGGCGGATATGTCATGATGGCGATGGGGGTCGTCCTTTATTTTGACTGGATGACGAAAATCATTGCCTACACAACAAGCCTATTCGGTGGATTTACCGGCTTCTAG
- a CDS encoding aspartyl-phosphate phosphatase Spo0E family protein codes for MPKRNLLTLIEQKRMELVDTVAKTGLNSLAAMKVSRELDTLLNAYQREQVKQRKQSASR; via the coding sequence GTGCCGAAACGTAATCTTTTAACCTTGATCGAACAAAAACGGATGGAACTTGTTGACACCGTAGCGAAGACGGGATTAAACTCCCTAGCGGCGATGAAAGTGAGCAGAGAGCTCGACACGCTGCTGAACGCCTATCAGCGCGAGCAAGTGAAACAACGAAAACAAAGCGCCTCCCGCTAA
- a CDS encoding ABC transporter ATP-binding protein produces MNEQTLTAKEQRRVLWRLLAYMGRYKKEAALAFALLLLATAGELAGPYLVKVFIDDYLMPNRLAPGPVAALAAAYLGVLVGKTVIGYFQLVGFQRLALYIIQALRMDVFSKVHRLGMSYFDRTPGGSIVSRVTNDTEAIKDMFISVLAVFVQNGLFVIGVFIAMFSLNVRLALFCLFIIPAIGFIMKTYRRYSSVFYQEMRERLSELNAKLNESLQGMAIIQAFRQQHRLYQEFAAVNEAHYEAGMKNIRLDGLLLRPAIDVIYMLAIMVVLSFFGVSALESPVEIGVLYAFVNYLERFFEPVTQMMMRLSLYQQAIVSASRVFALLDHDEEAPFNPEQAPYAIERGEIEFRDVSFSYDGKRDVLKRLSFTIRPGQTVAFVGHTGSGKSSIINLLMRFYEFDRGDILLDGRSIRDYSRDELRRSLGLVLQDPFLFYGTVRENIRMYNEQLSDEELEAAARLVQADVFIEQLPGRYDHLLAERGATLSSGQRQLLSFARTIAANPKILVLDEATAHIDTETEEAIQAALMRMRKGRTTIAIAHRLSTIQDADQIFVLHRGEIVERGTHQQLLAQKGLYYQMYLLQNGLVDARA; encoded by the coding sequence ATGAACGAACAAACATTGACGGCCAAAGAGCAGCGGCGCGTCCTCTGGCGGCTGCTCGCTTATATGGGGCGATACAAAAAAGAGGCCGCGCTCGCCTTCGCGCTCCTTCTGCTGGCGACTGCGGGGGAGCTGGCCGGCCCGTATTTGGTGAAAGTGTTTATCGACGACTATTTGATGCCGAACCGCCTCGCTCCGGGACCGGTGGCGGCGCTAGCTGCCGCCTATCTCGGCGTGCTCGTCGGGAAAACGGTCATTGGGTATTTCCAGCTTGTCGGGTTTCAGCGGCTCGCCTTATATATTATCCAAGCGTTGCGGATGGACGTCTTTTCCAAAGTGCATCGGCTCGGGATGAGCTACTTTGACCGGACGCCGGGCGGAAGCATTGTCTCGCGGGTGACGAATGACACGGAAGCCATCAAAGACATGTTTATTAGCGTTTTAGCGGTGTTTGTGCAAAACGGTTTGTTTGTCATTGGTGTTTTTATCGCCATGTTTTCGCTCAACGTTCGGCTTGCGCTGTTTTGTCTGTTCATTATCCCGGCCATTGGATTCATTATGAAAACGTACCGCCGCTACAGTTCGGTGTTTTACCAAGAGATGCGCGAACGGCTGAGCGAGCTGAACGCCAAATTGAATGAGTCGCTGCAAGGGATGGCCATCATTCAAGCGTTCCGCCAGCAGCACCGCTTGTACCAGGAGTTTGCCGCTGTGAATGAGGCGCATTACGAAGCGGGAATGAAAAATATTCGCCTTGACGGGCTATTGCTTCGGCCGGCGATCGATGTTATCTACATGTTGGCGATCATGGTCGTGCTCAGCTTTTTTGGCGTCTCGGCGCTTGAGAGCCCGGTCGAGATCGGGGTGCTGTACGCGTTTGTCAACTATTTGGAACGCTTTTTTGAGCCGGTGACGCAAATGATGATGCGATTGTCGCTCTACCAGCAAGCGATCGTTTCCGCCTCCCGCGTCTTTGCGCTCCTTGACCATGATGAGGAGGCGCCGTTCAATCCGGAACAAGCGCCGTATGCGATTGAACGGGGGGAAATTGAGTTCCGCGATGTCAGTTTTTCATACGATGGCAAGCGCGACGTGCTAAAACGGCTGTCATTTACGATCCGTCCGGGGCAGACGGTGGCGTTTGTCGGCCATACGGGCAGCGGCAAAAGCTCGATCATCAATTTGCTTATGCGGTTTTATGAATTTGACCGCGGCGATATTTTGCTTGACGGCCGGTCGATCCGCGATTATTCGCGCGACGAGCTGCGCCGCTCGCTCGGCCTCGTCTTGCAAGATCCGTTTTTGTTTTACGGGACGGTGAGAGAGAACATTCGCATGTATAACGAGCAATTAAGCGACGAAGAGCTTGAGGCCGCCGCCCGCCTCGTGCAGGCGGACGTGTTTATTGAACAGCTGCCCGGCCGCTATGACCATCTGCTCGCCGAGCGCGGGGCCACGTTATCGAGCGGGCAGCGCCAGCTCCTTTCGTTTGCCCGCACCATTGCCGCCAATCCGAAAATATTAGTGCTCGATGAGGCGACCGCCCATATTGACACCGAGACAGAGGAGGCGATTCAAGCCGCGCTTATGCGAATGCGAAAAGGGCGGACGACGATCGCCATCGCCCATCGGCTGTCGACGATTCAAGACGCCGACCAAATTTTTGTCCTCCATCGCGGTGAAATTGTCGAACGCGGTACACATCAGCAGCTGTTGGCGCAAAAAGGGCTATACTACCAAATGTACTTGCTGCAAAATGGGCTGGTCGACGCCCGTGCGTAA